One genomic window of Hyperolius riggenbachi isolate aHypRig1 chromosome 7, aHypRig1.pri, whole genome shotgun sequence includes the following:
- the LOC137524837 gene encoding uncharacterized protein yields the protein MSISAHSINMEDELILGQDDSDKHVVLPERPRRSIHLSLKARERYEAESEGMFHSLSELWIKTLQHISDIEKTGSNGEQLNNALTRLKKTYENYRKLSEKYSSFLSQVSTEQASKELNDFTTADQQRHVTFMEAKLQLENRIANLIETTSCTSISSRHSKKLSVQATSHRFTRSCKSLQSLSQRSSLSIQLVKARAEAEAAKAQSFCFEQESTLKADAARKQADAARKQAQAQAEATRVQAEAQAEATRVQAEATRVQAEAQAEATRVQAETEAQLELLQKKREEAAALARLKVFEQAVEEEEGINYSSLKSADDPAKRTLQFVMNQNNGYTPLHTAEVSTPTCSASKQPECIPLKHESQLNTVPLKDSAMLSNTTSPREQIYTPCQTSARYNHKEISQPIGTNPMNLITQSFSSSHAPNITQIKPLPGVNTSASPFSTSPLEQHKPHTVCSGDAFPRTEIKSEKSEIEEVGKYMIRRELLNSGLTKFDDQPENYRGWRATFKTIIQNLEIEPIGELDLLIKWLGPQSSEQVKRLKSVHCDDPAMGLNIVWERLERVYGCSEAIELAFFKRLRNFPKLSNKDNHKFQELSDLLLEVERAKADPHLPGLVYLDTAHGVNPIVQKLPPNIQSEWAKKGSKYKQDYKVSFPPFSFFSKFIRDIATVKNDPSFLFFDTTVLPSTSLNCDTQGKFKDSRNSVYVKNTGIFSSSQDSDFKPQQVKENDPRYQCSIHNKPHPLRNCRVFKQMPFEERKSFLREHDICYRCCASTDHFAKDCKVPVKCFDCNSDKHITAYHPSSPKEVLQTAQASKTTPSYGGESTEEMTASVFTKCTEVCEEGFHRKSCSKICLVKVYPEGRPQSAVKMYAILDDQSNRSLASPEFFNVFNIQGETWPYTLRTCSGLVKISGRRAHGFVVASEYGNTEFSLPTLIECDQLPNH from the coding sequence atgtctatttctgcgcattctattaacatggaagatgaattaattctcggtcaagatgattcagataaacatgttgtactacctgagagaccaaggcggtcaatacatctttctctaaaggcaagagagaggtatgaagcagaaagtgaaggaatgtttcatagtctgtctgaattgtggataaaaacgctgcaacacatatctgatattgagaagactggcagtaatggagagcaattaaacaatgcacttacaaGACTTAAGAAGACATATGAAAATTACAGGAAACTCTCTGAAAAATATTCTTCCTTTCTATCGCAAGTTAGTACAGAACAAGCGTCAAAAGAGTTGAATGACTTTACCACCGCTGATCAACAGAGACATGTTACGTTTATGGAAGCAAAGTTACAGTTAGAGAATAGGATAGCAAATTTGATCGAAACTACATCCTGTACCTCTATTTCTTCTAGACACTCAAAAAAACTGTCAGTGCAAGCAACCTCTCACAGATTTACTAGATCATGCAAATCGCTGCAGTCACTCTCCCAGAGGTCATCATTAAGCATTCAGTTAGTCAAAGCCCGTGCAGAAGCAGAGGCTGCGAAAGCACAATCTTTTTGCTTTGAACAAGAATCGACTCTTAAAGCggacgcagcacgcaaacaggcggacgcagcacgcaaacaggcgcaagcacaggcagaagcaacacgtgtgcaggcagaagcacaggcagaagcaacacgtgtgcaggcagaagcaacacgtgtgcaggcagaagcacaggcagaagcaacacgtgtacaggcagagacagaggcccagttagaacttctgcaaaagaaaagagaagaagcagcagctctagcaaggttaaaggtcttcgaacaagctgtggaagaggaagaaggaattaATTACTCTAGCCTAAAGTCTGCTGACGATCCTGCTAAACGAACTTTGCAATTTGTTATGAACCAGAACAATGGATATACTCCCCTGCATACAGCTGAAGTCTCTACACCTACCTGTTCAGCAAGTAAGCAGCCAGAATGCATACCATTAAAACATGAATCTCAGCTTAACACTGTACCTTTGAAGGATTCTGCTATGCTGTCCAATACTACAAGTCCAAGAGAACAAATCTATACACCTTGTCAGACCTCAGCAAGATATAATCACAAAGAAATATCACAACCAATTGGAACAAATCCCATGAATCTCATAACACAGTCTTTTTCAAGCTCCCATGCTCCAAACATCACACAGATCAAACCCTTGCCTGGAGTAAACACATCTGCATCTCCATTCTCTACATCACCACTGGAACAGCACAAGCCACATACTGTCTGCAGTGGTGACGCATTTCCACGTAcagaaataaaatcagaaaagtctGAAATTGAAGAAGTTGGCAAGTATATGATTCGCCGAGAGCTTCTTAACTCTGGACTAACGAAATTTGATGATCAACCAGAAAACTACAGAGGTTGGCGAGCTACATTCAAGACTATAATCCAGAACCTGGAGATTGAACCTATAGGAGAACTTGACCTACTTATCAAATGGTTGGGACCGCAGTCATCAGAACAAGTTAAAAGACTGAAATCTGTTCATTGCGATGATCCAGCAATGGGTCTTAACATAGTTTGGGAGAGATTAGAGAGAGTTTATGGATGTTCTGAAGCTATTGAGCTTGCCTTTTTCAAAAGACTTCGAAACTTCCCAAAACTGTCTAACAAGGACAACCACAAGTTTCAAGAATTAAGCGACCTTCTTCTTGAAGTAGAAAGAGCCAAGGCAGACCCACACCTTCCAGGTCTTGTCTACTTGGATACAGCTCATGGTGTAAACCCAATTGTACAGAAGTTGCCACCGAATATTCAGAGTGAATGGGCAAAGAAAGGATCTAAATATAAACAGGACTATAAAGTATCCtttccacctttttcttttttctccaaattcattagagacatagctactgtaaagaatgacccaagctttttattttttgatactacagttcttccttcaacatctttaaaTTGCGATACTCAAGGCAAGTTTAAGGACTCACGGAACTCTGTCTATGTCAAGAATACTGGAATCTTCTCAAGTTCTCAAGACTCTGATTTTAAACCACAGCAAGTCAAGGAAAATGATCCTAGGTATCAATGTTCTATTCATAACAAGCCACACCCTCTTAGAAATTGTCGTGTGTTTAAACAAATGCCCTTTGAAGAGCGCAAGTCTTTCCTCAGAgaacacgatatttgttatagatgttgtgcatctacagaccactttgctaaagactgtaaagttcctgtcaaatgttttgactgcaacagtgataaacacataacggcttatcatcctagttctcccaaagaagtgcttcaaactgctcaagcctcaaagaccacaccaagttatggcggggagagtactgaggaaatgacagcatctgtattcacaaaatgtactgaggtatgtgaagaaggattccacagaaagtcatgcagtaaaatatgtctggtcaaggtatatccagaaggacgaccacagagcgcagtgaagatgtatgctatccttgACGACCAGAGCAATCGTTCATTAGCAAGTCCAGAATTCTTCAACGTGTTCAATATTCAAGGAGAAACCTGGCCCTATACTTTACGAACTTGCTCAGGCCTGGTTAAGATATCTGGAAGaagagcacatggttttgtggtagcatctgagtatggaaacacagaattttcACTTCCAACACTTATCGAATGTGATCAGTTGCCAAACCATTGA